Genomic DNA from Deltaproteobacteria bacterium PRO3:
CGAAGCTCTCGGGCGCGAAGACGGCCTTCAGGAAGCCCTCGGCGAAATGCGCCGAGCCCTTTTCCTTCACCTCTTTGACTTGGGCCGCGCGGCGGAGCTTGGCTTCGTCGGCATCGGCCTCGCTGCGGGTGTCGCAGAGGGCGGCGGCGAGAAACCTTTCGGGGTTTCGCTCCAGGGCGCGGAGCGCGATATAGCCGCCCATCGAAAGGCCCACCACGACCGCCTTCTCGATCGAGAGCCTATCCAGGAGGGCGATCAGGTCGTCGACGTGGCCCTCCAGCGTGTACTGCCCGTCTCCCGGGTCGCTGGCACCGAGGCCCTGCAAATCGTAGGCTATGGCGCGGAGACCGGCGGGAAGCGCCTCGAGCTGCGGGCGCCACATGGCGTGGCTGAAGGGAAAGCCATGGAGGAAGACCACGGGAAGCCCCCGCGGGTCCCCCGCCTCGCGGACGAAGAGCTTGCGGCCGTTAATGATCGTGTCCATGGGCGCCGTGGGCGTGGCCGTGGGCCACTTCCTGCTCGGTAGCCTCGCGCGCGTCGACGATCTCGACTTGGAAGGTGAGGTCGACGCCCGCGAGGGGGTGGTTGCCGTCGAGGATCACGTTTTTGTCGTCGAGGTCGGCGACGGTCATGGGGGGGCCGCCGGGGGCGTTGCCCACTTGGAACTTGTCGCCGATTTGGATCTCTTTCACCGGAAACTTGTCGCGCGGTACCTGGAGCACGAGGCTCTCGTCGCGCTCGCCGTAGGCCTGGCCGTGGGGTACCTGGAGGGTCTTCTTGTCGCCCTTCTTCAGGCCGCCCATTTGGGATTCGAGGCCGGGGATCATCTGCCCCACTCCTTCCATGAAGGTGAAGGGTTCGCCGCCCTCGGTGGAATCGATGAGATTGCCGTTGGGATCGGTCAGGGCGTAATGGAACGAAACAACTCGAGGATTGGACATGTTTTTCTCCTTGGCCTCGAAGCCTAATCGACTTATCTTCGCGAAATCCAGTGTTTTTCCGCAAGCCGGGCGAGATTTCTGTAACCGATGGCAACGCGCCGGCGTCTTAAGGGACATTCGGAGAAAACGGATTTTTTAAGGAGGCCGACCATGCGTTCCAAGACCCTTTCTTTTCTGCGCGTCCTCGGCGGCATCGCCTTGGCCGCCTGCGCCGTCTCCGCCCAGGCCTTGGAGGCCCCCAAAACGAAGTACCAGGGCCTGGACAAAAACAAGGACGGCGTGATCACCCGCCAGGAATGGCGCGGCAGCAGCCGCTCTTTCCGCAACCAAGATTGGAACAACGACGGCGTCCTCTCCGGCATCGAGCTGCAGGTCGGCGCCAAGCGCCCCGGCTCCGGGTTCGAGACGACCTACCAGGCGCGCTTCGAGGAGCTGGACGTCAACAACGACGGCATCCTCGTCAAGACCGAGTGGCGCGGCAATGTCCGCGATTTCTACAAGCTGGACGACAACGGCGACAAGGTCCTCACCCGCGTGGAATTCTCCGACCGCGAGGACGAACGCCTCGACCGCTTCGACAACCTCGACAAAAACAACGACGGCATTGTCTCGCGAGGCGAATGGAAGGAGAGCCGCGAGCTCTTCGAGCGCTTCGACGACAATCGCGACGGGGTCCTGAGCCGGGCCGAGTTCTACCGCAAGCGAGAGTCCGGCGACCGTAGCTTCGCCAGCCTCGACGATAACCGGGACGGCATCATCTCGAAGACCGAGTGGCGCGGCAAGAGCGAGGAGTTCAAGCGCATCGATTACGACCGCAACGGCGTCATCACCGCCCTGGAGTACCAGCAGCGCGACACGGTCTACCGGCCGGTGACCAAATAGGCGCCAGCATTCGCTGGACCTGGCGGGGGGATTCTTTTAGGTTCCGCCCATGACCCCCAAAACCCCGCGGCTCTTCGTCCCCGGCGACCTGGACGGCTTCTTCGGCCTCTTCATCGACAATCTGCTGCAGCTGATGCTGATCGCCGTCTTCAGCACCGCGGTGGCGGGCCTGCCCGAGGACTTGGTCACCCACCGCATCCTGCCGGGGGCGGCCGTCTCCATCCTCTTGGGCAACGTCTTCTATTCCTGGCAGGCCTGGCGCCTGGCCAAGCGCAGCGGGCGCGACGACGTCACCGCCCTTCCCTACGGAATCAACACCCCCAGCCTGGTGGCCTTCCTCTTCCTGATCATGGGGCCGATCTATCAGGAGACGAAAAATCCGACCTTGGTCTGGCAGGTCGGTCTCTTCGCCTGCCTGCTGAGCGGCCTGCTCGAGACCGTGGGCGCCTTTTTCGGCGACTGGCTGCGGCGCCACACGCCGCGGGCGGCCCTGCTCTCCTCCCTGGCCGGCGTCGCGCTCACCTTCATCGCCCTGGGCTTCATTTTCCAGATCTTCGCCTCTCCGGCCGTCGCGCTTTTGCCGATGATGCTGATCCTCTTCGCCTACGCGGCGAAGGTGAAGCTGCCCTTGGGCCTGCCCGGGGGTTTCGTCGCCGTCCTCTTGGGGGTCGGTTTGGCCTGGCTGCTGCGCCTGCTGGGCTTCGATTATTTCCAGCCGGCGGCCTTAAACTACAGCTTTGGCTTTCACCCGCCGCAGCCGGTGCCGGGCGACTTCGTCGCGATGCTCGGCAGCTCCTGGGGCTGGCGGCACATGGCGGTGATCTTCCCCATGGCCCTGTTCAACTTGATCGGCTCGCTGCAAAACTTGGAGAGCGCCGAGGCGGCCGGCGACCGTTACGAGACGCGGCCCTCGCTGATCGCCAACGGCCTGTGCAGCGTCCTGGCCGCCTTCCTCGGCTCGGCCTTTCCCACGACGATCTACATCGGGCACCCCGGCTGGAAGGCGATGGGCGCGCGGATCGGCTACTCGCTGCTGAACGGCGCCCTCATCACCCTGCTCTGCCTGTTCGGCGGGATCTCCCTGGTCTTGAGGTTCGTGCCCCTGGAGGCGACGCTGGGGATCCTGCTCTGGATCGGTCTGGTGATGACGGCCCAGGCCTTCCAGGAGGTGCCTCGGCGCCACGCCCTCGCGGTGGCGATGGGGCTCATCCCTTCGCTGGCGGCCTGGACGCTCATGGTGGTCGAGACCTCTCTGCAGAAGGCGGGGACGACGCTCCTCGCGGTCGCGCCCAAATTCGGCAACCAGCTCTTCATCCACGGCGTGATCGCGCTCAACCAAGGATTCCTGATCAGCTCGATGATCCTGGCCTCGGTGGTCGTATTTTTGGTCGAGCGGGAATTTCGCAAGGCCGCGGCCTGGTGCGCGGCGGCGGCCGTCCTGGCCGCGGTGGGCCTCATCCACGCCTACGACCTGACGGCGTTGGGCGTGCAGAATCATTTCGGCTGGGCCGCGGCGCCGGAGTTCGCCCTGTCCTACGGCCTGAGCGCGGCAGTCTTCCTGGCGGCGGCTTATTGGGTTAAGCCTGCAATGGGCGCCCCAGCGAGCGGCCGGGGGGAGTGAGCGCGTGACGAGGCGGACGGTGCGGCAAAAATCGCTGTGGGTCCCGGTCGGCGAGAAGGACCGCCTGCACCTGCGCCGCATCTGGAAAAATCCCCAGGGCCCGCCCCTCTTCCTGCTCCACGGCTCCGTCGAAAACGGCCGCGTCTTTTATTCCGAGGCCGGCAAGGGCCTCGCCCCCTACCTGGCCGAGCACGGCTACGACGTCTACGTCGGCGACCTGCGCGGCCGCGGCGCCTCCCGTCCCGCGATCGGGCCCCGCTCGCGCTACGGGCAGACCGAGCAGATCGCCGAGGATATCCCCGCGATGCTCCGCGCCATCCGCGAACGGCGGGGCCCCGTCCCGCAGCACTGGATCGCGCACAGCTGGGGCGGCGTCCTGCTGGCCTCCGCCTACGCGCGCTTTCCCGAGATAAGGCCCTGGGTGAAGTCCCTCGCCTGCTTCGCGAGCAAGCGGCGCATCCGCGTCTTCAATTGGGAAAAATTCGTCAAGATCGACCTGTTTTGGAATTGGGGGGCCAGGTTCCTGGTGGGGCTCTACGGCTACCTGCCGATGAAAGAGCTGCGCCTGGGCGCCGACAACGAGACCGCCCTCTCCCACCGGCAAAACCGCCTGTGGGTGCAGCCGAACTATCCCTGGATCGACCCGGCCGACGGCTTCGACTACGCGGCGGCCCTGGCCGAGGCGAAGCTGCCGCGGACCCTGCACCTCGTGGGCTGCGCGGACCGCAGCCTCGGACACCCGAGCGACGTGGAGGATTTCATCCAGGAGACGCATCCCGGCCGCTTCGAATATCGTATCTTGGGAAGGCGCTGGGGAAACCTCCACGACTACGGGCACATCGACATCCTGACGCACCCCGACGCGCGGGAAGATCATTTCCCCTGGCTATTGCATTGGTTGAAAGGCGAGCCCTTGCCTACTCGTCCAGGACGAAGGTGATCCAGCACTCGACGCGGTACTCGACGATCTTTTTCTTCTCCACCTTCGCCTTTTGGGCGACGACCTCCAAGCCGGTGATGCCGCGCAGGGTCTTGGCGGCGCGAGAGATGGCCTGGTTGACGGCGTCGTGGAAGCTTTCCTTCGAGGAAGCCACGATTTGGGTCTTGCGAGCGACGGCCATAGGAGACTCCTTTCGAGGTTTTTGGGATGGGGAAATTATAGGAGTCCGG
This window encodes:
- a CDS encoding alpha/beta fold hydrolase, producing the protein MDTIINGRKLFVREAGDPRGLPVVFLHGFPFSHAMWRPQLEALPAGLRAIAYDLQGLGASDPGDGQYTLEGHVDDLIALLDRLSIEKAVVVGLSMGGYIALRALERNPERFLAAALCDTRSEADADEAKLRRAAQVKEVKEKGSAHFAEGFLKAVFAPESFERRPEAVALIRGIVAATPPRGIAGTLIALAARSDTTASLEKVRVPVLILVGEKDRTTPPEAARAMHEKIRGSRLEIIPGAAHMSNLENPEAFNRRLFEFLGSVPRP
- a CDS encoding peptidylprolyl isomerase, which gives rise to MSNPRVVSFHYALTDPNGNLIDSTEGGEPFTFMEGVGQMIPGLESQMGGLKKGDKKTLQVPHGQAYGERDESLVLQVPRDKFPVKEIQIGDKFQVGNAPGGPPMTVADLDDKNVILDGNHPLAGVDLTFQVEIVDAREATEQEVAHGHAHGAHGHDH
- a CDS encoding NCS2 family permease, translated to MTPKTPRLFVPGDLDGFFGLFIDNLLQLMLIAVFSTAVAGLPEDLVTHRILPGAAVSILLGNVFYSWQAWRLAKRSGRDDVTALPYGINTPSLVAFLFLIMGPIYQETKNPTLVWQVGLFACLLSGLLETVGAFFGDWLRRHTPRAALLSSLAGVALTFIALGFIFQIFASPAVALLPMMLILFAYAAKVKLPLGLPGGFVAVLLGVGLAWLLRLLGFDYFQPAALNYSFGFHPPQPVPGDFVAMLGSSWGWRHMAVIFPMALFNLIGSLQNLESAEAAGDRYETRPSLIANGLCSVLAAFLGSAFPTTIYIGHPGWKAMGARIGYSLLNGALITLLCLFGGISLVLRFVPLEATLGILLWIGLVMTAQAFQEVPRRHALAVAMGLIPSLAAWTLMVVETSLQKAGTTLLAVAPKFGNQLFIHGVIALNQGFLISSMILASVVVFLVEREFRKAAAWCAAAAVLAAVGLIHAYDLTALGVQNHFGWAAAPEFALSYGLSAAVFLAAAYWVKPAMGAPASGRGE
- a CDS encoding alpha/beta fold hydrolase; translation: MLHGSVENGRVFYSEAGKGLAPYLAEHGYDVYVGDLRGRGASRPAIGPRSRYGQTEQIAEDIPAMLRAIRERRGPVPQHWIAHSWGGVLLASAYARFPEIRPWVKSLACFASKRRIRVFNWEKFVKIDLFWNWGARFLVGLYGYLPMKELRLGADNETALSHRQNRLWVQPNYPWIDPADGFDYAAALAEAKLPRTLHLVGCADRSLGHPSDVEDFIQETHPGRFEYRILGRRWGNLHDYGHIDILTHPDAREDHFPWLLHWLKGEPLPTRPGRR
- a CDS encoding dodecin domain-containing protein encodes the protein MAVARKTQIVASSKESFHDAVNQAISRAAKTLRGITGLEVVAQKAKVEKKKIVEYRVECWITFVLDE